One Micropterus dolomieu isolate WLL.071019.BEF.003 ecotype Adirondacks linkage group LG23, ASM2129224v1, whole genome shotgun sequence DNA window includes the following coding sequences:
- the dhrs11a gene encoding dehydrogenase/reductase SDR family member 11a isoform X3, translating to MFSAIKTLHKGVDVCINNAGLAHNEPLLSGKTEGWRNMIDVNVLALSICTREAYKSMKERNVDDGHIININSMGGHRVVPSADEHFYCATKYAVTALTEGIRQELREANTHIRATCISPGIVETEFAFRHHNSDPEKAAAVYESMKYLFFPLSVFESRRHSQCSHICPQCPSSCPDRRCADEASRAGVIAVKQEASGGEDRQQPW from the exons ATGTTTTCAGCAATCAAAACGCTGCACAAGGGCGTGGACGTATGCATCAACAATGCTGGACTGGCCCACAATGAGCCATTGCTCAGCGGAAAGACAGAGGGCTGGAGGAACATGATTGAC GTAAATGTTTTAGCCTTGTCTATCTGCACCCGTGAGGCATACAAATCAATGAAGGAAAGGAATGTGGATGATGGCCACATAATCAATATTAACAG TATGGGTGGGCACCGAGTGGTGCCGAGTGCTGATGAGCATTTCTACTGCGCCACTAAATATGCTGTGACTGCTTTGACCGAGGGGATACGTCAAGAGCTTCGAGAAGCAAATACTCACATCAGAGCCACA TGTATATCTCCTGGAATAGTGGAGACTGAGTTTGCCTTCCGACACCACAACAGTGATCCAGAGAAAGCAGCTGCAGTGTATGAGAGTATGAAA TAcctctttttccccctttcaGTGTTTGAAAGCAGAAGACATAGCCAGTGCAGTCACATTTGTCCTCAGTGCCCCTCCTCATGTCCAG ATCGGAGATGTGCAGATGAGGCCAGTAGAGCAGGTGTCATAGCAGTGAAACAGGAAGCTtcaggaggagaagacagacagcagccgTGGTGA